One window of Methanobacterium alkalithermotolerans genomic DNA carries:
- a CDS encoding pyruvoyl-dependent arginine decarboxylase, which produces MKVAITSGTAEGPSPLNAFDNALLNAGIGDVNLIKVSSIIPRHTKIVELPELTPGDMINCVLSHVSSDNKGDFISAAIAVATSSDFGCVVEHSGVNEDPSKIRAEAISMVKYMMDVRNKSIKELVVEEINHKVENQGSAVAALVYLGD; this is translated from the coding sequence ATGAAGGTCGCAATAACGTCCGGAACTGCTGAAGGACCCAGCCCATTGAATGCTTTTGATAATGCCCTTTTAAATGCAGGAATTGGAGATGTAAACCTTATAAAGGTTTCCAGCATCATACCCCGCCATACTAAAATAGTGGAGCTTCCTGAATTAACCCCGGGAGATATGATAAACTGCGTACTTTCACATGTTAGCTCGGATAATAAAGGAGACTTTATTTCGGCAGCCATAGCCGTGGCTACATCTTCTGATTTTGGCTGTGTGGTAGAACACAGTGGAGTAAATGAAGATCCATCTAAAATTAGAGCAGAAGCCATATCCATGGTAAAATACATGATGGATGTAAGAAATAAATCAATTAAGGAATTAGTAGTAGAAGAAATAAATCATAAAGTAGAAAATCAGGGTAGTGCAGTGGCTGCTTTAGTTTATTTAGGTGATTAG
- a CDS encoding NAD(+) kinase, with the protein MHMGIVARFDIPRAVEMAREMTEFLIEKEIKVSIDSSLIQFMPEFKERSVELAEMDTDMIIAIGGDGTILRTQRFVNGKKIPIIGINMGTVGFLTEIDPKNAFDAVKDVLEGKYFIEKRTQLRVCHGEELPSALNEVVMMTRKPAKMLHIEISVDEEIVEELRADGLIISTPSGSTAYSMSAGGPIVDPRVEAFIIVPICPFKLGARPIVVPNKSQIKVKLLKKGKKAIAVIDGQYEEEINYLEELIFVKSTTNAYFVRLTHNFYQRVKDLLTEGGINS; encoded by the coding sequence ATGCACATGGGTATTGTTGCACGCTTTGATATCCCTCGAGCTGTTGAAATGGCTCGTGAAATGACGGAATTTCTAATTGAAAAAGAAATAAAAGTTTCCATAGACTCTTCTTTAATTCAATTTATGCCTGAATTTAAAGAAAGGAGTGTGGAACTTGCAGAAATGGATACTGATATGATTATAGCCATAGGTGGCGATGGAACCATTTTAAGGACCCAAAGATTTGTAAATGGTAAAAAAATACCTATTATTGGAATAAATATGGGTACTGTAGGATTTTTAACTGAAATAGATCCAAAAAACGCATTTGATGCTGTGAAAGATGTTTTAGAAGGGAAATACTTTATAGAAAAAAGGACCCAGTTACGGGTATGCCATGGTGAAGAGTTACCATCCGCTTTAAATGAGGTGGTTATGATGACCCGTAAGCCAGCCAAGATGTTACATATAGAAATTTCAGTGGATGAAGAAATTGTAGAAGAATTAAGGGCAGATGGACTTATAATATCCACACCAAGTGGTTCTACTGCATATTCTATGTCTGCAGGAGGCCCCATAGTTGATCCCAGGGTAGAAGCATTTATAATAGTCCCCATATGCCCATTTAAATTGGGAGCCCGTCCTATTGTAGTTCCTAATAAAAGCCAGATAAAAGTAAAACTACTAAAAAAAGGCAAGAAGGCCATAGCAGTAATAGATGGACAATATGAAGAAGAAATTAATTACTTAGAAGAGCTTATATTTGTAAAATCCACTACTAACGCCTATTTTGTACGGCTTACCCACAATTTCTATCAAAGGGTAAAAGATCTGCTAACCGAGGGTGGTATTAACTCATAA
- a CDS encoding translation initiation factor IF-5A, which produces MSKKVVEVKTLKVGKYVILDGEASKITSISTSSPGKHGSAKARVEALGIFDNQKRSIVKPVDTKIDIPIIDKRTGQVLALMGSDVQLMDLETYETFEVPIPDDLRDSLLEGVEVEYILAMGNKKLMRTKG; this is translated from the coding sequence ATGTCGAAGAAAGTGGTAGAAGTTAAAACTCTAAAAGTTGGTAAATATGTTATCCTGGATGGTGAAGCATCTAAAATAACCAGTATTTCAACATCATCACCAGGTAAGCATGGTTCTGCTAAAGCAAGAGTAGAAGCCCTTGGTATATTTGACAATCAAAAAAGAAGTATTGTAAAACCTGTGGATACTAAAATAGATATACCTATCATTGATAAAAGAACAGGTCAGGTTCTTGCTTTAATGGGAAGTGATGTACAGCTCATGGACCTGGAAACCTATGAGACTTTTGAAGTGCCAATTCCTGATGATCTGAGGGATTCACTCTTAGAAGGTGTGGAAGTGGAGTATATCCTGGCCATGGGTAATAAAAAACTCATGAGAACCAAAGGATAA
- a CDS encoding bifunctional fructose-bisphosphatase/inositol-phosphate phosphatase gives MDESESIFWRNVALKITQQVEKAINQLIGKKEAGEIIKMGADGTPTKLIDLVAENEVISVLEGVSRQVLLISEEIGELEIGNEIEPISGENKIINPDSKIVFVVDPLDGTSNAIKNIPAFGISIAVAEYSSKNDSAHLNDIQMGFVKNFATGDFFEALKGKGAFLNGEKIHPSSLSELSSSCLGIFIYGNSPDMINNLSQQIRRMRIMGSVAIELCYVANGAYDAFVDIRNNLRVIDIAASQLIISESGGKVSDTEGIPLNSLLKINERTSIVAAGNNKLHDELIKTMEVI, from the coding sequence ATGGATGAAAGCGAATCAATTTTTTGGAGAAATGTGGCCCTTAAAATCACCCAACAAGTGGAAAAAGCAATAAATCAGTTAATTGGGAAAAAAGAAGCCGGCGAAATTATTAAAATGGGGGCCGATGGAACCCCTACCAAATTGATTGATCTGGTGGCAGAAAACGAAGTAATTTCAGTGCTAGAAGGGGTTTCCAGACAGGTTTTACTGATAAGTGAGGAAATTGGAGAACTGGAAATAGGAAATGAAATAGAACCCATATCTGGTGAAAATAAAATAATCAATCCTGATTCTAAAATAGTTTTTGTGGTAGACCCTCTCGATGGTACCAGTAATGCCATAAAAAATATACCTGCATTTGGGATATCAATAGCAGTGGCAGAATACTCCTCTAAAAATGATTCAGCTCACTTAAATGACATTCAAATGGGATTTGTTAAAAATTTTGCCACAGGAGATTTTTTTGAGGCTTTGAAAGGCAAAGGTGCCTTTTTAAATGGTGAGAAAATTCACCCTTCTTCCCTGAGTGAGTTGAGTAGCTCCTGTCTGGGAATATTCATATATGGAAACAGCCCGGATATGATTAATAATCTCTCTCAGCAAATTAGAAGAATGCGAATCATGGGATCTGTGGCCATTGAGCTTTGTTATGTGGCCAATGGTGCCTACGATGCTTTTGTAGATATTCGGAATAATTTAAGAGTAATTGACATTGCTGCTTCCCAGCTCATTATAAGTGAATCAGGTGGAAAAGTAAGTGACACTGAAGGAATACCTCTAAATAGTTTACTAAAAATAAATGAAAGAACTTCAATTGTTGCTGCAGGAAATAATAAATTACATGACGAACTTATAAAAACAATGGAGGTTATCTAA
- the speB gene encoding agmatinase: protein MLFYTHNPSKFAFSQDRTDFEKLIISKSKPGAKNNQKPVFALLGVPFDGTTTYLPGTRFGPAGVREASYNFERYNLTWNRVIDSLFFDLGNVEVIHGNFKKTCIQLQDTISELLSRDVTPLLIGGEHSLSYAMARALKLHNIFYEVTVVHFDAHMDMIDSYMGEKYSHATVMRRISELNPRRIIQLGVRSASYEEKEFADDKGIEYYTAATINDDINQIKEVLSSINGPIYLTIDMDVFDPSEAPSVGNPTPCGIKSHQMEKFMLILSKKNVVALDVVETASDKIGDLTSVNAAKIILDFICLQE from the coding sequence ATGCTATTTTATACTCATAACCCTTCAAAATTTGCTTTTTCCCAGGATAGAACTGATTTTGAAAAGTTAATTATTTCAAAATCTAAACCCGGAGCTAAAAACAACCAGAAACCTGTTTTTGCTTTATTGGGGGTGCCTTTTGATGGTACCACCACTTACCTCCCGGGGACTCGTTTTGGTCCAGCAGGAGTTAGAGAGGCATCATATAATTTTGAAAGATATAATCTAACCTGGAATCGAGTTATAGATTCTCTTTTTTTTGATTTAGGAAATGTGGAAGTAATTCATGGAAACTTTAAAAAGACATGTATTCAACTTCAAGATACAATTTCTGAACTTCTATCTAGAGATGTAACACCTCTACTTATAGGAGGTGAGCATTCTCTAAGTTATGCTATGGCTAGGGCCTTGAAACTTCATAATATTTTCTATGAGGTTACCGTGGTCCATTTTGATGCCCATATGGATATGATTGATTCTTATATGGGTGAAAAGTATTCCCATGCTACAGTTATGAGGCGCATATCTGAATTAAATCCCCGCAGGATAATACAGCTTGGTGTTCGTTCTGCTTCTTATGAGGAGAAGGAATTTGCTGATGATAAAGGAATAGAATACTACACTGCTGCAACTATAAATGATGATATTAACCAGATCAAAGAGGTATTATCTTCTATTAATGGTCCGATTTATCTTACCATTGACATGGATGTTTTTGATCCTTCCGAAGCACCCAGCGTTGGAAATCCCACCCCCTGTGGTATTAAATCACATCAAATGGAAAAATTCATGTTAATATTATCTAAGAAAAATGTGGTGGCTCTGGATGTGGTGGAAACTGCTTCGGATAAGATTGGAGATCTTACTTCAGTTAACGCTGCTAAAATAATACTTGATTTTATCTGTTTACAGGAATAA
- a CDS encoding orotate phosphoribosyltransferase-like protein produces the protein MNQELIKKAQGLRSQGFTTGEIADELNVSKDTARWLTLQTTGKRDEEKSQAPLDFAINWKSLGGSSARLRYVSAAMADIALKHGPSDVIVGIAVSGVPFATMMADVVALETGIETSISVFHPIKHRKGKDAEGAISSNFASVEDKRVVIVDDVITSGRTIKEVIDVLKKQGAEPTCVTVLIDKKGISEIEEVPVESLIKVSRLG, from the coding sequence ATGAATCAAGAACTGATAAAAAAAGCTCAGGGGTTGCGTAGTCAGGGTTTTACCACAGGAGAAATTGCAGATGAATTAAATGTTTCTAAAGATACTGCCCGATGGCTAACCTTACAGACCACTGGAAAAAGAGATGAAGAAAAAAGTCAGGCCCCCCTTGATTTTGCCATAAACTGGAAAAGTTTAGGTGGTAGTTCTGCACGTTTAAGATATGTGTCAGCTGCCATGGCAGATATAGCATTAAAACACGGTCCTAGTGATGTTATAGTGGGTATTGCTGTTAGTGGAGTTCCTTTTGCCACCATGATGGCTGATGTGGTTGCTTTAGAAACCGGGATTGAAACTTCCATTTCTGTTTTCCATCCTATTAAACATAGAAAAGGCAAAGATGCTGAAGGAGCTATAAGTAGTAACTTTGCCTCAGTAGAAGATAAAAGAGTGGTTATAGTGGATGATGTTATAACCAGCGGCCGCACTATAAAAGAAGTAATTGATGTTCTTAAAAAACAGGGTGCTGAACCCACCTGTGTAACGGTACTGATTGACAAAAAAGGAATATCTGAAATAGAGGAAGTTCCTGTAGAATCATTGATTAAAGTCAGTAGATTGGGATAA
- the cfbE gene encoding coenzyme F430 synthase, translating to MNALVIDLTHGGFKIAMELLETKYENIWAWDIYHSLNNTQKDLLESKGIKLTNEIPLVDNLDIIAPVHCPLDIEIDLTHHGAVKYILQDWKKSEIPVIEVTGVKGKSSVVGILKEIFNSRQPLVLSSLGAEYLENESVINLKKNISITPASIIETIQLAKNCEYGICIFETSLGGTGLAEVGVLTNVVEDYSIGQGKSKASLAKRQIFESQIICCEKETLDQYYPHLNENILSRINSYSLKNPHAKVNVLNVKYRLDKTFIELDVKNLKTISGKSVSTRLNIETFAPAPHHVSNVLAALTAALSLDLNINDILSGIKRFKGVKGRTSIKKEGNIIIIEEINPGINVRALEKTIKMAQSMKNSIVILGGEYGITCEEIDELEAAKLLDSLKMHTPLILTDQLGKGILKKMESPSIFIENPQEALNYAINKGARKIVFIYRSNYSNLKKR from the coding sequence ATGAATGCCCTGGTTATAGACCTGACCCATGGTGGATTTAAAATAGCCATGGAACTATTAGAAACAAAATATGAAAATATATGGGCTTGGGATATTTACCATAGCCTTAATAACACCCAAAAAGATCTTTTAGAATCCAAGGGAATTAAATTAACCAATGAAATACCCTTAGTTGATAATCTGGATATAATTGCACCGGTACATTGCCCTCTGGATATAGAAATAGACCTTACCCATCATGGAGCTGTAAAATATATCCTGCAAGATTGGAAAAAAAGTGAAATACCGGTTATTGAAGTAACAGGAGTTAAAGGCAAAAGCAGTGTGGTGGGAATACTCAAAGAAATTTTTAATTCCCGTCAACCTTTAGTACTCTCCAGTTTAGGTGCAGAATATTTAGAAAATGAATCAGTAATAAATTTAAAAAAGAATATTAGTATAACCCCTGCCAGCATCATAGAAACTATACAGTTAGCTAAAAATTGTGAATATGGTATTTGTATATTTGAAACCTCCCTGGGAGGTACTGGTTTAGCCGAAGTAGGAGTATTAACTAATGTAGTGGAGGATTATAGTATTGGCCAGGGTAAAAGTAAAGCCAGTTTAGCAAAAAGACAGATATTTGAAAGTCAGATTATATGCTGTGAAAAAGAGACATTAGACCAGTATTATCCTCATCTAAATGAGAACATCCTTTCACGTATTAATAGTTACAGTTTAAAGAATCCACATGCTAAGGTGAATGTTTTAAATGTTAAATACAGACTGGATAAAACTTTTATAGAATTAGATGTTAAAAATTTAAAAACCATTAGTGGAAAAAGTGTTAGCACCCGCTTAAATATTGAAACATTTGCCCCGGCCCCCCATCACGTCAGTAATGTTTTAGCTGCCCTTACTGCTGCTTTAAGCCTTGATTTAAATATAAATGATATATTATCCGGTATTAAACGGTTTAAAGGGGTCAAAGGACGTACTTCAATAAAAAAAGAAGGAAACATTATTATTATCGAGGAGATTAATCCCGGGATAAATGTCAGGGCCCTGGAAAAAACAATTAAAATGGCCCAATCCATGAAAAACTCCATTGTAATTTTAGGAGGAGAATATGGAATCACCTGTGAAGAAATTGATGAATTAGAAGCTGCTAAACTTTTGGATAGTTTAAAAATGCATACTCCTTTAATTTTAACCGACCAGTTAGGAAAAGGGATATTGAAAAAAATGGAATCCCCCTCAATTTTCATTGAAAATCCTCAGGAAGCCTTAAATTATGCCATAAATAAGGGTGCTAGAAAAATTGTTTTTATCTATCGTTCCAATTATTCCAATTTAAAAAAAAGATAG
- a CDS encoding Gfo/Idh/MocA family protein: protein MNKINVGVIGVGAMGYNHARVYYRLENANLVAVSDLMKGNLAKVSQKYGAIGYVDYENILENPDIEVVSVCVPTTHHHNVVMDAIDHGKHILVEKPIAFTLDEAKEMVKAARKKGVKLGTGHVERFNPAVQKAKELIENDVIGDVVSASAKRVGPFPPRIKDVGVTIDLAIHDLDVMYYLFSEPVAEVYSTMGSILEKCEFEDHAEIMTKFNSGITGMLEVNWLTPYKRRELEITGTDGIISIDYIDQSIDVFGKFAQDVHINHEEPLKGEIKSFLSSIINDEEPEITGEDGIYALRVVLAAMKSARDHSPVKINGDLNPE, encoded by the coding sequence TTGAACAAGATTAATGTAGGTGTAATTGGTGTAGGTGCCATGGGTTATAATCATGCCCGGGTATACTATCGTTTGGAAAACGCCAATTTGGTGGCTGTTTCAGACCTAATGAAGGGGAATTTGGCCAAGGTTTCCCAAAAATATGGGGCTATTGGTTATGTAGATTATGAAAATATTCTTGAAAATCCAGATATTGAAGTGGTGAGTGTTTGTGTTCCCACCACACACCACCACAATGTGGTTATGGATGCTATAGATCACGGAAAACATATTCTGGTAGAAAAACCCATTGCATTTACCCTGGATGAAGCTAAAGAAATGGTAAAGGCTGCCCGTAAAAAAGGTGTTAAGTTAGGGACCGGGCATGTAGAGCGATTCAATCCCGCAGTACAAAAAGCCAAAGAACTCATTGAAAATGATGTTATAGGGGATGTGGTATCTGCTTCGGCAAAAAGAGTAGGTCCTTTTCCACCCAGAATTAAGGATGTAGGGGTTACCATTGACCTGGCCATACATGATCTGGATGTGATGTACTATCTCTTCAGTGAGCCTGTGGCAGAAGTATATTCCACCATGGGCAGTATCCTGGAAAAATGTGAATTCGAAGATCACGCCGAGATTATGACTAAATTTAACAGCGGTATAACCGGTATGCTGGAAGTAAACTGGCTTACTCCTTATAAACGGAGGGAGCTAGAAATCACCGGCACTGATGGAATAATATCCATTGATTATATTGATCAAAGTATTGATGTATTTGGAAAATTCGCCCAGGACGTTCATATTAATCATGAAGAACCGTTGAAAGGGGAAATAAAATCATTCCTTTCATCTATTATTAATGACGAAGAACCAGAAATTACTGGTGAAGATGGTATTTATGCACTTAGGGTGGTATTAGCTGCCATGAAATCAGCACGTGATCATTCACCAGTTAAAATTAATGGTGATTTAAATCCAGAATAA
- a CDS encoding ornithine cyclodeaminase, with the protein MNTREVELSGHIIDSLMLPRTLDIIMDMGGDFKIIEFKIGKRKTDISKARILVSAHKRDLLNEILDELSEIGASIAEIKDAQLKESEKDRVVPSEFYSTTNHTTHIRYQGEWLLVEDIEMDCMIVVDTHNQKAYCRPIGRIKQGEMVVVGREGIRVTPPERPRGKKGVFEFMGSDVSSEKPIMSIINKIATEIKEIKEKGGKIAIVGGPAIVHTGSAPIMSKMIREGYIDVIFAGNALATHDIENALLGTSLGICVKSGEAVARGHRHHINAINEINKAGSIKKAVEKGVLKEGIMYECVKNDIPFVLAGSIRDDGPLPDVITDVIEAQDAMRKYAQEVDMVIMIATMLHSIATGNILPSQVKSICVDINPATVTKLADRGSAQVVSIVTDVGAFLPILYNQLNADK; encoded by the coding sequence ATGAACACAAGAGAAGTAGAACTTTCAGGACATATTATTGATAGTCTTATGCTTCCCCGAACACTTGATATAATCATGGATATGGGGGGCGACTTTAAAATAATAGAATTTAAGATTGGTAAAAGGAAGACGGATATTAGTAAAGCCAGGATATTAGTCTCAGCACACAAAAGAGATCTTTTAAATGAAATACTGGATGAACTCAGTGAAATCGGCGCATCTATTGCTGAGATTAAAGATGCACAATTAAAAGAATCAGAAAAAGACAGAGTAGTACCTTCTGAATTCTATTCTACCACCAATCACACCACTCATATAAGATACCAGGGTGAGTGGTTATTGGTGGAGGATATCGAAATGGATTGTATGATTGTGGTGGATACTCACAATCAAAAAGCCTATTGCCGACCTATTGGCCGTATAAAACAAGGTGAAATGGTAGTGGTAGGAAGAGAGGGTATCAGGGTAACCCCTCCCGAAAGGCCAAGAGGCAAAAAAGGTGTATTTGAATTCATGGGAAGTGATGTATCGTCAGAAAAACCCATAATGTCCATCATAAATAAAATTGCTACTGAAATTAAAGAAATTAAAGAAAAAGGTGGAAAAATTGCCATTGTAGGTGGCCCGGCTATTGTACATACTGGATCTGCACCTATAATGTCTAAAATGATAAGGGAAGGATATATAGACGTTATATTTGCAGGAAATGCCCTGGCTACTCATGATATAGAAAATGCTCTTTTAGGAACTTCTTTAGGGATATGTGTAAAAAGTGGCGAAGCAGTGGCTAGAGGACACCGTCACCATATCAATGCTATTAATGAAATTAATAAAGCAGGTTCCATCAAGAAAGCAGTGGAAAAAGGAGTCTTAAAAGAGGGGATTATGTATGAATGTGTTAAAAATGACATTCCCTTTGTTTTAGCAGGTTCTATTCGGGATGATGGTCCCCTACCTGATGTCATAACTGATGTTATAGAGGCCCAGGATGCCATGCGAAAATATGCACAGGAGGTGGACATGGTCATCATGATTGCAACCATGTTGCACTCCATCGCCACGGGTAACATACTGCCTTCTCAAGTTAAAAGCATATGCGTTGATATTAATCCAGCTACAGTTACTAAACTTGCAGATAGGGGAAGTGCTCAGGTTGTAAGTATAGTTACTGATGTAGGGGCATTTTTACCTATTCTTTATAATCAATTAAATGCAGATAAATAA
- the ade gene encoding adenine deaminase yields MIKGNILNVFTREIYPAEIKIESGIISCVKKIKGDFEGIIIPGLIDAHIHIESSMLTPAFFAQAVVPHGTVGVVADPHEIANVMGIEGIDYMIEDSSTIPLRFFYTAPSCVPATSFETSGAAISPQIIESLMQKDEIVALGEMMNFPGVIHDDPEVLKKIEIAHKHHKPVDGHAPLLSGVDICKYASVGISTDHECSTLEEAREKKELGMKIMIREGSSAQNLESLWKVGGEFLVSDDKDLEDLLKGHMDILIKKSIKLGMDPFKAIQMATINPANHYSLPMGAISPGRLADFIKVDNLENFNVQEVYIGGKLVARNGKSLFKANSASLKSSFNFTPKKPSDFNIFSPGSKARVRVIQVEDGQIITHESQADLEIKGGILIPDLTSDVLKISLIERYGGNKMSNAFVKGFGIKEGALASSVAHDSHNIVVVGSHEDYMSRAVELVRKNGGGLSATSKESEKIFQLPIAGLMTNQPGKKAIFHLKELQGLVKDMGCILESPFMTLSFLALLVIPELKISDQGLFDGNKFQLVDVIKEIIF; encoded by the coding sequence TTGATTAAAGGAAATATTTTGAATGTATTCACCCGGGAAATTTATCCTGCAGAAATTAAAATTGAATCCGGAATTATAAGTTGTGTAAAAAAAATAAAAGGTGACTTTGAAGGGATAATCATCCCGGGATTAATTGATGCCCATATACATATTGAAAGTTCCATGCTAACCCCTGCTTTTTTTGCCCAGGCTGTTGTACCCCATGGTACGGTGGGAGTGGTGGCAGACCCCCATGAAATTGCCAATGTAATGGGAATAGAGGGTATTGATTATATGATTGAAGATTCATCCACGATTCCTTTAAGGTTTTTCTATACAGCGCCTTCCTGTGTACCTGCCACATCCTTTGAAACTTCTGGCGCAGCCATCTCTCCCCAGATAATAGAATCTTTAATGCAAAAAGATGAAATTGTGGCTTTAGGTGAGATGATGAATTTCCCGGGGGTGATCCATGATGATCCAGAAGTTTTAAAAAAGATCGAAATCGCCCATAAACATCATAAACCTGTTGATGGGCATGCACCACTCCTATCTGGAGTAGATATATGCAAATATGCCTCGGTGGGTATAAGTACTGATCATGAATGCAGTACTCTGGAAGAAGCCCGGGAAAAAAAAGAACTGGGAATGAAAATCATGATACGGGAGGGTTCCTCTGCTCAAAACTTGGAATCATTATGGAAAGTTGGGGGAGAATTCTTAGTAAGTGATGATAAAGACCTGGAAGATTTACTAAAAGGACATATGGATATATTGATTAAAAAATCAATAAAATTAGGAATGGATCCTTTTAAAGCTATACAGATGGCTACTATAAACCCTGCAAATCATTATTCACTACCTATGGGTGCTATAAGTCCTGGCAGACTGGCAGATTTTATTAAAGTTGATAATCTGGAGAACTTCAATGTTCAGGAAGTATATATTGGGGGTAAGCTGGTGGCCAGGAATGGTAAATCATTATTTAAGGCTAATTCTGCCTCCTTAAAAAGCAGCTTTAATTTTACCCCTAAAAAACCATCTGATTTTAATATTTTTTCCCCCGGGTCTAAGGCCCGGGTCAGGGTTATCCAGGTGGAAGATGGCCAGATAATAACTCATGAGTCCCAGGCGGATTTAGAAATTAAAGGTGGAATACTAATTCCTGACCTAACCTCGGATGTGTTAAAAATTTCCCTGATAGAGAGATATGGGGGAAATAAAATGTCCAATGCATTTGTTAAAGGATTTGGAATAAAAGAGGGAGCTCTGGCTTCTAGTGTAGCCCATGATTCTCATAATATTGTGGTAGTAGGAAGCCATGAAGATTACATGTCTCGTGCTGTGGAATTGGTTAGGAAAAATGGTGGAGGGCTCTCTGCAACTTCAAAAGAATCTGAAAAAATATTTCAATTGCCTATAGCTGGATTAATGACCAATCAACCGGGCAAAAAAGCTATTTTCCATCTAAAAGAACTTCAGGGCCTGGTTAAAGATATGGGGTGTATTTTGGAATCTCCCTTTATGACCCTGTCATTTTTAGCATTGCTGGTTATTCCTGAACTAAAAATAAGTGACCAGGGTCTCTTTGATGGGAATAAATTCCAGCTGGTGGATGTAATAAAAGAGATTATATTCTGA
- the hemC gene encoding hydroxymethylbilane synthase, translated as MIVGTRGSNLATVQTKYIISELSKITDEEVEISIVKSTGDKITDTQLYNMDPKGIFTRELDLAVLDNEVDFAVHSMKDVPSELDPDLEIVAVPIRESPHDVLISKLGWNELPPGSKMGTSSLRREAFCNHHQKNFKLEPLRGNIETRIKKVMMGECDATLMAEAGLIRLGLTEYIKERFPLNYITPPAGQGALAIITRKDSELKTQLNELNHFTSFQEILAEKTVLKELGIGCQWPLGAIARSKNGKLNLYCVLLDKQGHVLSDVTITDSINNAEELGKKAANHMEDYI; from the coding sequence TTGATTGTGGGAACCAGAGGAAGCAACCTTGCCACAGTACAGACAAAGTATATAATAAGCGAATTATCAAAAATAACTGATGAAGAAGTAGAAATTTCCATAGTTAAAAGTACTGGAGATAAAATAACTGATACTCAATTATATAATATGGATCCCAAAGGTATTTTCACCCGAGAACTGGATTTAGCAGTATTGGATAATGAAGTAGATTTTGCTGTGCACAGTATGAAAGATGTGCCAAGTGAATTGGATCCAGATTTGGAAATTGTTGCGGTGCCTATACGTGAATCTCCCCATGACGTCTTGATATCAAAATTGGGATGGAATGAGCTTCCTCCCGGGTCTAAAATGGGAACCAGTAGCTTGAGAAGGGAAGCATTTTGCAATCATCACCAAAAAAATTTTAAGTTAGAGCCCCTAAGAGGAAATATAGAAACTCGAATAAAAAAAGTTATGATGGGAGAATGTGACGCCACTTTAATGGCAGAAGCAGGCTTAATAAGATTGGGTTTAACCGAATACATTAAAGAAAGGTTCCCTTTAAATTATATAACTCCCCCTGCAGGGCAGGGTGCTCTGGCAATAATAACCCGTAAAGATAGTGAATTAAAAACCCAGCTTAATGAATTGAATCATTTTACATCATTTCAGGAAATTTTAGCTGAAAAAACAGTGCTAAAAGAATTAGGAATAGGATGTCAATGGCCTTTAGGGGCTATTGCAAGGTCTAAAAATGGTAAATTAAATCTTTATTGTGTACTTTTAGATAAACAGGGACATGTTTTATCTGATGTGACAATTACCGACTCTATTAATAACGCCGAAGAATTAGGAAAAAAAGCTGCAAATCATATGGAGGATTATATTTGA